The Coffea arabica cultivar ET-39 chromosome 9e, Coffea Arabica ET-39 HiFi, whole genome shotgun sequence genome has a window encoding:
- the LOC113708673 gene encoding probable folate-biopterin transporter 7: MVSLIEINEERGGRRRSSRGSNYSSTNGTSAGAQSTTTSRSGSNGSEKMRKLLLGIGFWVQGLRCLPWLGVNFFLKDGLRVDPATSQILQNSATLPMVAKPLYGIISDSYYIFGQRRTPYIAIGAILQSISWLAIAFLSRTSISFFMVTFLLLLGNFGASIVEVANDAIVAETSKQPASSKNSKPSSSGKLQSFVWMASAIGGVAGNLLGGVAIEHFSPQVIFWMFGIILTIQFLITAFIHESFLNLPKTSSSLGIKNQLSELLAALRKPEIFYSIGWFAATYAIVPSLIGTMFYYQTEHLKIESSVLGISKVVGQAAMLLWGVIYEKYLKLAPPRKVISSIQVTLAVFMLSDILFVKGVYRAMGFPDSLYVVVFSGVLEVLFFMKILPFSVLMAQLCPAGCEGSVMAFLMSSIALALIVSGYFGVALASYFSVTGNDFSGLPVALLIQAACTVLPLHWSYFVPDAVKSKTNAKEK, encoded by the exons ATGGTTTCTTTAATTGAGATTAACGAAGAGAGAGGAGGAAGGAGGAGGAGCAGCAGAGGCAGTAATTATAGTTCTACTAATGGTACAAGTGCTGGTGCACAGAGTACTACTACTAGCAGGAGTGGTAGTAATGGGAGTGAGAAAATGAGGAAATTGTTATTGGGAATCGGATTTTGGGTGCAGGGATTGAGGTGTTTACCATGGCTTGGGGTGAATTTTTTCCTGAAAGATGGGCTGAGAGTAGACCCTGCTACTTCGCAGATTCTTCAGAATTCTGCTACCTTGCCAATGGTGGCCAAGCCCCTTTATGGTATCATCTCTGATTCATATTATATCTTTGGCCAGCGTCGAACTCCCTATATTGCTATTGGAG CTATTCTACAATCAATTTCTTGGCTTGCTATAGCATTTCTTTCCAGAACAAGTATCTCATTCTTCATGGTCACGTTTCTTCTCCTCCTTGGCAACTTTGGTGCTTCAATAGTGGAGGTTGCAAATGATGCAATTGTTGCAGAGACTAGTAAACAGCCTGCTTCATCGAAGAACTCAAAACCTTCTTCCTCTGGCAAGCTTCAGTCATTTGTCTGGATGGCCTCTGCCATTGGTGGAGTTGCAGGAAACCTCCTAGGTGGTGTTGCTATTGAACATTTTTCTCCTCAAGTAATATTCTGGATGTTTGGCATTATCCTCACAATCCAGTTTCTCATAACTGCTTTCATTCATGAAAGCTTTCTAAACCTCCCAAAGACTTCATCCAGTTTGGGGATAAAAAACCAACTTTCAGAACTCCTGGCTGCACTGAGGAAACCCGAGATCTTTTACTCAATAGGTTGGTTTGCAGCAACTTATGCTATAGTTCCTTCATTGATAGGCACTATGTTTTACTATCAAACAGAACATTTAAAGATTGAATCATCTGTCTTGGGGATATCTAAGGTAGTGGGTCAGGCAGCTATGCTTCTCTGGGGTGTCATCTATGAGAAATACCTCAAGTTGGCGCCCCCGAGAAAAGTAATCTCATCCATTCAGGTTACCCTGGCCGTTTTCATGCTATCGGACATTTTATTTGTGAAGGGCGTATACAGAGCAATGGGATTTCCAGACTCTCTATATGTGGTGGTTTTCTCAGGAGTTCTTGAGGTTTTGTTCTTTATGAAAATTCTTCCTTTCTCAGTATTAATGGCTCAACTCTGCCCAGCAGGATGTGAAGGATCTGTCATGGCATTTCTCATGTCATCCATTGCCCTTGCCCTGATAGTGAGCGGATACTTTGGTGTTGCGCTTGCTTCCTACTTCAGCGTCACGGGTAACGACTTCTCAGGCCTCCCAGTGGCCCTTCTTATACAGGCAGCATGCACAGTTCTACCACTTCACTGGTCTTACTTTGTTCCTGATGCTGTGAAGTCCAAGACTAATGCCAAAGAAAAGTGA